The Gemmatimonadaceae bacterium genomic interval ACGTGGCGCTCGTGCTGCCGCGGCCGCGCGTGGCCAGCGGGGAGCCCGTGCATGTACGCCTGCGGTTCGTCGCCGACAACTGGCGCATCGATCAGGCGCGCATCGCGTTCGCCTATCGACGGCCGCCCAGCGTGCGCGTGCCGGTGAGCCGCGTCTACGCCCGCATGGCAGATGGGCGCTCGGTGAACGACTCCGCCGTGGTCCCGATGCTGCGGGCCAGCGACGAGCGCTACCTCGAGACGCGCCCCGGGCAGCGGATGACGCTCGAGTTCGACGACGCCGATGTCATGGCCGCCGACTCGACGGCGCGCTACCTCGTGACGTGGCAGGGGTGGTACACCGAATGGGTGCGACCGGCGTGGATCACGGGCGAGGCCGCCACCCGGCGTTTCGTGCCGGGCGACAGCGCCGTCGTGACCGCGATGACCCGCTGGCGCCGTTCACAAGCCGCCTTCGAGAAGCAGTTCTATGCCTCGCCACTTCCGACGCGCTAAGGAGCCTCGATGCGAAACCTGACCGGATGGCGCGTGGCGCGATATGCGTGGCTAGTGCTGCTCCCCTTGGCGACCGCGTGCCAATGGGGCACGCGCCCCACGACGCTGCGCGTCGCGCAATCGGCCGCCGGTGCGGAGGTCGCCGTGCGCATCACCGACGAACCGCGCGATCGCGTCGGTGAACTGCTGGCGGTCGATTCGGCGGGGCTCTATCTGCGGGAGACACGCCTCACCTACATCACCTGGCCGCGCATCCGCGCGCTCGACGTGGCGCAGCTTGGCCTGAACTACGATCTGCCGCCCGGGCGCGTGGCGACGCCTGAGTACAAGCAGCGCCTGACGCTGATCAGTCGCTTTCGGAGCCTTCCCGGCGATCTGCTCCAGCAGGTGCTCCGCAGCGTGGGGCAAGACAGTCTCGACGTCATCCGGTGAGCGGCGAGGGGCGCCTCACGGGCGGGGGGCGCGCGGCGTAGCTTGTGGCAGCCCCCTCTCTTGCCCACCGGAGCTATGTCACCCGTATCCGCTCTGCATCGCCCGCTTGCCGCCGCGTTCGCTGGCCTCCTCCTCGCGGCCACCGCGCACGCCCAGCCCAGCGCGTGGCCGCGCAGCACGCCAGCGCGCGAAGGGCTCAACGCGGCCGTGTTCGATTCCCTCGACCGGGAAATTCGCGCCGGTACGTATGGCTATGTCGATCGCCTGGTGGTGGTGCGCCACGGCAAACTCGTCGTCGATCAGCGCTACACCCACAACTACGACGCGGCCTACGGAGATTCCGCCAAGGTCAAGAGCGCGCTCAACGCGGGCGATCCGACGGGCCCGTACAACTACTACGCGTCGTGGTGGCACCCGTTCTATCGCCGCGGCACGCTGCACAGCGAGCAATCGGTCTCCAAAACGGTCATGTCCATGGTGGTCGGCGTCGCCCGCACCCGTGGCGAATTTCCCGAGCTCACGACCCCCATCCTGCGCTTCTTTGACACGACCCAGGTCAAGCACATCGATGCCCGCAAACGCCGGATTCAGATCCGGCACCTGTTGACGATGACGGGCGGCCTCGAATGGAAGGACGGGTTGTCGCCCAATGATCCGAACAACACCGAGTCACAGCTCGAAGCCAGCTTCGACTGGGTCGACTTTGCGATCAATTTGCCCATGGAGCGCGAGCCGGGTACGGTCTTCAACTACAGCAGCGGCGAGAGCATTCTGCTGGGCGCCGTGTTTGCGCGTGCCACGGGGCGCGATCTCGAGGCGTATGCCGCCGAGCATCTCTTTGCGCCCCTCGGCATCACCAACTGGTTCTGGAAACGCACCGCGGCGGGCGCGCTCGACACCGAAGGGGGGCTGTATCTCGAAACCACCGACCTCGCCAAACTCTGGCAGCTCTGGTTGCAGCGGGGCATGTGGAACGGCAAGCGCCTCGTGAGCGAGGAGTGGATCACGGCGTCCACCACGCCCGCGGTTGCGGTGAGCGACGCGCCGAATGGCCCCAAGTATGGCTTCAAGTGGTGGCTCTACCCCGATCCGCGCGGCAACGGCAAGTACATCTGGAGCGGCTCCGGCTTTGGCGGGCAGTTCCCGATGGCCTTCCCCGATGATGACTACGTTGTCGTCTTCAACTCCTGGAACATTCTCCCGGGCAACAAAGCGCTCCCGATGGGCAAGGTGCGCGAACGATTGGCGAAGGCGATCATCAGGTAGATATTGTCGGCATGCTTGACGCCCTCCGCCGACTGCTGCAACCCGCCACGCCCGCGGCCGAACCCAGCGCGTCCGCGGCCATCCCGGCCGACGACGTGCGCGTCGCCGCCTGTGCGCTGCTCATCGAACTCGCCAACGTGGACGGCGATTTCAGCGACGCCGAACAGGCCCAGATGCGCTGGATCCTGGAACGGCACTTCGGCGTCACCGGCGAGGGCGCCAACGCGCTCATGGCCGAAGCCGCGGCCGCGGCGCGCACCAGCGTTGACGACTTCACCTTCACGCGGCGCGTGGTGCAGGCCTACGACCTCCCGCAGCGCATGGTCCTTG includes:
- a CDS encoding beta-lactamase family protein: MSPVSALHRPLAAAFAGLLLAATAHAQPSAWPRSTPAREGLNAAVFDSLDREIRAGTYGYVDRLVVVRHGKLVVDQRYTHNYDAAYGDSAKVKSALNAGDPTGPYNYYASWWHPFYRRGTLHSEQSVSKTVMSMVVGVARTRGEFPELTTPILRFFDTTQVKHIDARKRRIQIRHLLTMTGGLEWKDGLSPNDPNNTESQLEASFDWVDFAINLPMEREPGTVFNYSSGESILLGAVFARATGRDLEAYAAEHLFAPLGITNWFWKRTAAGALDTEGGLYLETTDLAKLWQLWLQRGMWNGKRLVSEEWITASTTPAVAVSDAPNGPKYGFKWWLYPDPRGNGKYIWSGSGFGGQFPMAFPDDDYVVVFNSWNILPGNKALPMGKVRERLAKAIIR
- a CDS encoding TerB family tellurite resistance protein; the encoded protein is MLDALRRLLQPATPAAEPSASAAIPADDVRVAACALLIELANVDGDFSDAEQAQMRWILERHFGVTGEGANALMAEAAAAARTSVDDFTFTRRVVQAYDLPQRMVLAELMWQVVLADGTLAERESYLMRKLANLLQLEPAFLAEARRKTEG